The window GCACGGGCCGATTGGGACGTCTGGAAACCGCACCGGTAGCAAAAGCGCGGGAACCAAGGTCCCGCGGCAGGTGCTAACCATGATACGTCCTGTTCCTGACTCACTGAGGTTTTGTGTCCAGACTCCCCGAGACCCTCGGCGCTCTCAAGCGCTCCGGCTACGCCACAAATCGCCCGAAGTCCGTCAAAGACGAGATTCGGCGTAACCTGATCGTTCGCCTGCAGTCTGGCGGCCCGCTTTTCCGCGGCGTGCTTGGCTACGAAGACACCGTGATGCCTCAGATCGTGAACGCGCTCCTCGCGCGCCACAACTTCATCCTGCTCGGCTTGCGCGGCCAGGCGAAGTCGCGCATCCTGCGCGCGCTGGTCACGCTGCTCGACGAACAGATGCCCGTCGTGGCCGGCAGCGAAGTGAATGACGATCCGTTCGCGCCGATCTCGAAGTACGCCAAGCAACTCATCCAGGAGCACGGCGACGAGACCCCGATCGGTTGGGTGTCGCGTGACCAGCGCTATGTCGAGAAGCTCGCGACGCCCGATGCGACCATCGCCGACATCATCGGCGACGTGGACCCCATCAAGGCCGCGCGCGGTGGACACATCCTCGGTGACGAGCTCACGATCCATTACGGCATGCTGCCGCGCGCCAACCGCGGCATCTTCGCGCTGAACGAGCTCCCCGACCTCGCCGGCAAGGTGCAGGTCGGCCTGTTCAACATCATGCAGGAAGGCGACGTGCAGATCAAAGGCTACCCGGTGCGTCTCGCACTTGATGTCCTGCTCTGCTTCACCGCCAATCCGGAAGACTACACGGCTCGCGGCAAGATCATCACGCCGCTCAAGGACCGCATCGGCAGCGAAATCATCACGCACTATCCCGAGAGCGTTGAACTCGGCGTCGAGATTACGCGTCAGGAAGCGTGGACGAAGCGTTCCGACGGCGTGCAGATCCGCGTCCCCGACTTGATCGAGGAAGTGGTGGAGCGCATCGCCTTCGAAGCGCGCGACGACAAGCGCATCGACAAGCGTTCCGGCGTGTCACAGCGCATGCCGATCACCGCGATGGAGAACGTGGTCTCGAACGCCGAACAGCGCGCGCTGCGCAACGGTGACAGCGAAGCCGTGCCGCGCGTGGCCGACGTGTACGCCGCCCTGCCCGCCATCACCGGCAAGATCGAGCTCGAGTACGAAGGGGAACTCGTCGGTGGCGCCACGATCGCCAAGGATCTCATCCGTCGCGCCTGCGACGCCACGCTGCGTGAACGCGCCGGAGATATCGACGCCGAAGACGTGATCATGTGGTTCGACGGCGGTGGCGCACTGCAGGTGGCCGACGAAATCGCGATGGATCTCGTGCGCCAGGGTTTCGAAACTGTCCCGAGTCTCGTGCAGACGGTGATCGCGCTCGGACTCGCCAAGAAAGGCGACGATGCGATGATCGTCGTGGCCTGCGAACTGGTCCTCGAAGCGCTGGTAGCGCGGAGGAAGATTTCGCGATCGGACGAAGGGAAGTACGGGAAGGCCGAGCGCGAATCGCGCCGACCGAAGGGACAGCAGGACTATTTCGGCTGAACTGCGAACTGCCCAGACGCTCAGTGATCTGAACTCAGAACTCTGATCGGTATAGTGTTCAGCATTCAGCCAACAACAGTCCACAGTGCCGAGCGGGTTTCATGGATCTGACGATTCATGAGGCCTTTGCTCGGCACTCGCTGTTTGGGCCCACCGCCCCCGCGGCCCCACGCGCAGTAAGGAAATTCTCGCAACTGAGCACTGTATCTGCTGGACTCTGACCACTATACCCAGTCTGACGCCTGAACTCCGACCACTGAAAACTGGCTACTGGGCTGTCCGTTGATCCCGCGTTAAGGACAACACGCTGACCTTCCCCTGCGTAGATCGGTGACCCGCCCGTTCCTTACGCACTCCCCGTGATGCCCTCTGTTCCTCTCCGCTCGAAACTGCTGAGTCTGGCTGCCTGTGCCCTAGGGTTCGGTGACGCCAGCGTCGCCCACGCCCAAACCAAGGCTGACTCGTCCGCTCGCCGGGACAGTATTGCGCGCACCCTCGCCCCGTTCGCCGTGCGCGCCACGCGCAGCACGCAGTCGTCGTTTACGTCGCCGCTGGCGATCACGCACATCGACAAGTCGCAGTTTTCGGCCAAGTCGGGTTTCGGCCTCAACGACGCCCTCGGCAATGTGCCCGGTGTCCTCGTGCAGTCTCGTTACGGCACCAGTGACGTGCGAATCGCCATCCGTGGCTTCGGCGCGCGCGGCGCGGGCGACCGCAGCAACGCCGGCACGTCGCGTGGCGTGCGCGTGTTGCTGGACGGCATGCCGGAAACCGAGCCGGATGGACGCACGTCGTTCGATAACATCGATCTTGCTTCGGCCGAGGGGATCGACGTCATCCGCTCGAACGCGAGCGCGCTGTGGGGCAACGCGGCGGGCGGCGTGATCAGCGTGTCCACCGTACCCGTAATCGATCGTCCATTCGCGACCATGCAGTATCAGAGCGGGAGCTACGGCCTGCAGCGCTACATCGCGCAGACGGGCACTCCCATTGGCACCAGGGGCGGCGTGGCCTACGCCACGTTCGTGAACACGAATTTCGACGGCTGGCGCGTGAACTCCGACGCGCGTCGCGTGCTGCTGAACACCGGCATCGTGGCTCCGGTGGGCGACAAGACGCAGATGCGCATTCACCTGCTCGGCGCCAACAATCTCTTCCACGTTCCCGGCCCGCTCTCGGCCGATGAAGTGGCAGCGAACCCGCGTCAGGCCAACACCACCTACAACGGTCGCGATGAACGTCGCTACAACCGTCTCGCCCGGCTCGGCGCCAGCGTGGAGCATGCCATCGACGACAAGTCGAGCGTGTCGGTGGTGGCGTACATCAATCCGAAGTATCTCCAGCGTTCCGAGCGCGGCACCTTCCGTGATTTCACGCGATATCATGGCGGCGCCAACGCCGCGTATACCCGGCAGGATGTGGTGTCACCCACGTTCACGAATCGCTTCACCGCCGGACTCGATCAGGCGTACCAGGACGGCGCCGTGCTGTTCTACTCGTTGAGCGCGACCAACGGTCGCGGCACCACGCTGCGCGACAACAAGAAGGAAGGCGCCTACAACAGCGGCATCTTCCTCGAAGACGAGCTCACGCTGAACGACAAGGTCGGCATCACGCTCGGTCTGCGCGGCGACGCGATTTCATACTACTACAAGAACTACCTGAATCCGAAAACCGACGCGAGCCGCACTTTCTCACAACTCACGCCGAAAGTCGGCGCGTCGTGGCGCGTGTCGAAAACGCATACGCTGTACGCGAACGTGGGCGGCGGTGTCGAAGCGCCCGCCGGCAACGAGACGGATCCCGCCGGTACCTTTGGACAAGACACCGTCACCGCGCTCAATCCGCTGCTCGAGCCGATCCGTTCGTACACATACGAAGTGGGCACCAAGCAGATCTTCATGGTCGGTGATGGCTCTGGTGTGCTGAGCAGCGTGTCGTACGACGCCGCCGCGTACGTCACCAATGTGCGCAACGAAATCGTGCCGTATCGCGGTGGACGCTTCTACTTCATGGCCGGCCGCGCACGTCGCACCGGCGCCGAAATCGCCGTGACCGCACTCGCCAAGGGCGACCTCCGTTTCGAGAACTCCCTCACGCTCTCGCGCAACACGTACACCCAGTACGTGATCGACTCCGTCCACTATGGCAAGGCCGGCGCGAAGGCCGACTACAGCGGCAATCGCATCGTCGGGATCCCCGACTGGTTCTATGGTTCCAACGCCACCTGGGCACCCTCCAAGGCGCCCCTCGGTCTCGCTGCGCAATTCGGTGTACAAGGCACCGGCGGCTACTGGGCCGACGATGCCAACGCGGTGCGCGTGACGGAGTCGCACATTGTCAGCGCCAGCCTGCGCGCCGATCGCCTCCTGCTGGTCGGCGATGCCACGGTGAAGGGCTTCCTCACGGTC of the Gemmatimonas sp. genome contains:
- a CDS encoding magnesium chelatase; translated protein: MSRLPETLGALKRSGYATNRPKSVKDEIRRNLIVRLQSGGPLFRGVLGYEDTVMPQIVNALLARHNFILLGLRGQAKSRILRALVTLLDEQMPVVAGSEVNDDPFAPISKYAKQLIQEHGDETPIGWVSRDQRYVEKLATPDATIADIIGDVDPIKAARGGHILGDELTIHYGMLPRANRGIFALNELPDLAGKVQVGLFNIMQEGDVQIKGYPVRLALDVLLCFTANPEDYTARGKIITPLKDRIGSEIITHYPESVELGVEITRQEAWTKRSDGVQIRVPDLIEEVVERIAFEARDDKRIDKRSGVSQRMPITAMENVVSNAEQRALRNGDSEAVPRVADVYAALPAITGKIELEYEGELVGGATIAKDLIRRACDATLRERAGDIDAEDVIMWFDGGGALQVADEIAMDLVRQGFETVPSLVQTVIALGLAKKGDDAMIVVACELVLEALVARRKISRSDEGKYGKAERESRRPKGQQDYFG
- a CDS encoding TonB-dependent receptor, coding for MPSVPLRSKLLSLAACALGFGDASVAHAQTKADSSARRDSIARTLAPFAVRATRSTQSSFTSPLAITHIDKSQFSAKSGFGLNDALGNVPGVLVQSRYGTSDVRIAIRGFGARGAGDRSNAGTSRGVRVLLDGMPETEPDGRTSFDNIDLASAEGIDVIRSNASALWGNAAGGVISVSTVPVIDRPFATMQYQSGSYGLQRYIAQTGTPIGTRGGVAYATFVNTNFDGWRVNSDARRVLLNTGIVAPVGDKTQMRIHLLGANNLFHVPGPLSADEVAANPRQANTTYNGRDERRYNRLARLGASVEHAIDDKSSVSVVAYINPKYLQRSERGTFRDFTRYHGGANAAYTRQDVVSPTFTNRFTAGLDQAYQDGAVLFYSLSATNGRGTTLRDNKKEGAYNSGIFLEDELTLNDKVGITLGLRGDAISYYYKNYLNPKTDASRTFSQLTPKVGASWRVSKTHTLYANVGGGVEAPAGNETDPAGTFGQDTVTALNPLLEPIRSYTYEVGTKQIFMVGDGSGVLSSVSYDAAAYVTNVRNEIVPYRGGRFYFMAGRARRTGAEIAVTALAKGDLRFENSLTLSRNTYTQYVIDSVHYGKAGAKADYSGNRIVGIPDWFYGSNATWAPSKAPLGLAAQFGVQGTGGYWADDANAVRVTESHIVSASLRADRLLLVGDATVKGFLTVENLGDRRFIGSAFLNPDIVNGKALAFEPGMPRTVMLSFSVTRGR